The following proteins are co-located in the Aurantiacibacter atlanticus genome:
- a CDS encoding rhodanese-related sulfurtransferase, whose translation MKSLSPTHNSPFSVAALYRFASFSDPESLRAPLQKLCEDNAIRGTLLLAHEGINGTIAGSHEGIAAVLDHIRTLPDCSDIEVKFSSAEKMPFHRMKVRVKPEIVTMGQSALDPVNNAGTYVDPQDWNDLISDPGTIVIDTRNDYEVAVGQFEGAVNPKTPTFSDFPEWFQAERERLLAKNDGTAPKVAMYCTGGIRCEKSTAFLASEGVDEVFHLKGGILKYLETVPEEMSLWRGECFVFDQRVSVGHGLTQGSYGLCHACRLPVSAEDLASPLYEAGVSCPACHDQRTEQQRESYRERQKQQVLARQQGREHVGAVLTKKKKTDDV comes from the coding sequence ATGAAAAGCCTGTCGCCAACCCACAATTCTCCATTCAGCGTCGCAGCGCTCTACCGTTTCGCGTCCTTCTCCGACCCGGAAAGCTTGCGCGCGCCGCTCCAGAAGCTTTGCGAAGACAATGCCATTCGCGGCACCTTGCTGCTCGCCCATGAGGGTATCAATGGCACAATAGCGGGGTCGCATGAGGGCATCGCCGCAGTGCTCGATCACATCCGTACTTTGCCCGATTGCTCCGATATCGAGGTGAAATTTTCAAGCGCCGAGAAAATGCCGTTCCACCGCATGAAGGTGCGGGTGAAGCCGGAAATTGTGACGATGGGGCAGTCAGCGCTCGATCCGGTAAACAATGCAGGCACCTATGTCGATCCGCAGGACTGGAATGATCTGATATCCGACCCTGGCACTATCGTGATCGACACGCGGAATGATTATGAGGTCGCTGTCGGTCAGTTCGAAGGTGCCGTGAATCCGAAAACGCCGACGTTCAGCGATTTCCCCGAATGGTTCCAGGCAGAGCGAGAGCGGTTGCTGGCTAAGAATGACGGCACGGCGCCCAAGGTCGCAATGTATTGCACCGGCGGCATTCGCTGTGAAAAATCGACCGCCTTCCTCGCCAGCGAAGGCGTGGACGAAGTGTTTCACTTGAAGGGCGGCATTCTCAAATATCTGGAAACCGTGCCTGAAGAAATGAGCCTGTGGCGCGGCGAATGTTTCGTTTTCGATCAGCGGGTGAGTGTTGGCCATGGGCTGACACAGGGCAGCTATGGGCTCTGCCACGCCTGCCGCCTGCCGGTCAGCGCCGAAGACCTTGCAAGCCCGCTTTACGAAGCAGGGGTCAGTTGTCCCGCCTGCCACGATCAGCGGACCGAGCAGCAGCGCGAATCCTATCGTGAGCGGCAAAAGCAGCAAGTGCTTGCAAGGCAGCAGGGCCGTGAACATGTGGGCGCGGTGCTGACCAAGAAGAAAAAAACCGACGATGTCTGA
- a CDS encoding glutathione S-transferase, with product MSDRVLYSFRRCPYAMRARMALVVSGTRCELREVKLSDKPQAMRDASPKATVPVLVHGDGTVLDQSIDIMRWALGHTDPEGWLERDDAELIAANDGPFKHALDRYKYPDRHDSDPVAHREAGVKYLRELEARLEKGAQLCGETRGLADAAIMPFVRQFAATDREWWGKVDLPRVKQWLADHLESDLFKTVMQREKPWQSGDAPIALAL from the coding sequence ATGTCTGACCGCGTGCTCTACAGTTTTCGCCGCTGCCCCTACGCGATGCGCGCCCGCATGGCGCTGGTCGTCAGTGGAACGCGGTGCGAATTGCGCGAGGTGAAACTGTCGGACAAGCCGCAGGCGATGCGCGATGCCTCTCCCAAGGCCACCGTTCCGGTGCTGGTTCACGGCGATGGCACCGTGCTGGATCAGAGCATCGACATCATGCGCTGGGCGCTGGGCCATACCGATCCCGAGGGCTGGCTGGAACGCGATGATGCGGAGTTGATCGCCGCCAATGACGGGCCGTTCAAACACGCTCTCGATCGCTATAAATATCCCGATCGCCATGACAGCGACCCGGTGGCTCACCGCGAAGCGGGCGTGAAATACCTGCGCGAACTCGAAGCGCGGTTGGAGAAGGGCGCCCAGCTATGCGGCGAAACGCGCGGGTTGGCCGATGCGGCAATCATGCCATTCGTCCGCCAATTCGCCGCGACCGACCGCGAATGGTGGGGCAAGGTCGATCTTCCACGCGTGAAGCAATGGCTGGCCGATCACCTGGAATCCGATCTGTTCAAGACCGTGATGCAGCGAGAAAAGCCATGGCAATCGGGCGATGCGCCGATTGCCTTGGCGCTTTGA